The sequence CTCTTTCTCCATCATCTCAGCCAAATCCTGCAATAAAATTTTTCCCCATCGACTTAggaactttttccaattattaaTCAGCATAGattcttatttgttgttgtcACAGTTTGTGCTTAATTAATTACCTCAATTGTTGGACATGGTCTGAGGTTAAAGACAACAGCTGATCTAAAGCGTAGATTTCTAGGCAACGAATTTGTGCCACTCTTAATTATTTCTGCACCAGTTTCTCTATCGTTCTCTGCATGCGACGTAAGTGAATTAGATAATAAtctcaaaagaaaaagaattactgtattatatatattcttaattatattcataaaaaataatcgAGAATTAATGTGATTCACCATATCTTGCGTTGAGGTAACGACTGAGGCCGGCTTCAGTGACTCCGAGCACAACATCATTAATACTCTTGAAAAATTCAGATACCATCCAAAACATAAAGTCAAAATCCTCCAAATTAAGTCAATATATccgacaaaaataaaaagacatGTGATGAAAGAATTAATGCGCGTAGATGATCACCGCATTCAACGCCGTCTTCACGAGCTTAACGTCGTCAAGACTAACGACCCGGTGCACGAACCGCGTCCGTGACGGTTCCCCTCCTCCGTCGCCGGCGCCTGCAGCTTTAACGGGAGTTCTCGAATCCTCCAGAAAGAAAATAGTAGCCAGAAACAACGCGACATCAAGCAACGTGTTGAACGAAATCACAAGCAGCGTCCACACCAAGACAAAAAAGCTCATCACAGTCCCGCGGCATTCCCGTCGCCGTCCGCGTTCCTTCGACGACGGGTATGCCGGCAAAGCGTCGGGGTTCGAGATGCTTCTAGAACAAGCGTGGCAGAGCGCCATCAGCGACACGCCGTCTCCCATCGAGTGATGGAGCTTGAACAACACCGTGGCGCTCGCGTCCGACGTTTCCACGTTGAGAATGTGGATTTCCCACAACGGCTTCGCGGAGTCCAACGGAATCTTGGACAGATTCGACGCGTAGTTTTCGACCAATTCGTCGGAGGATTCCGCGTCAGGATCCGGATCCAAATCCACTTCGTAGACGTGGTTGTCCACGTCTACGCTGGTGCGCCTCCAACGGCACTTGCCGTCGTTCGCGACCTTGTTTTAACGAGAAAATCAGTTAGAAACGCGATGAAATAAAATAGGAGACGGAAAGAGTAGGGTTGATTACTAGGATGCTGGCGAAGCGGGGGTGCTTGAGGAGAGTCTGTTCGACGCATTTCTTGTATAAGTTGGTGTCGATTTTGGTGTTGTAGCCCATCACTGAAATTATGCAGAGGTTGAATTTCGGTGCCTGCATCAATCGAGCGCTGGGGCTGGCGGGCTCTTCATCTCCTTCCTTccacattcttttttttttttttttttgaattttggtTAGTGTTGAGATAGTACTGCTGTAAAGCCTGTAATTAACCAGTTACCTGTCCATGCATATTTATATGCACATGGATGTACCTAATGGCTACTGCGCGTGAATTTGACAAGATTCGGATTAATGAAAAATGAGTTTTTTATTTGAAAGGAATGAAAAATCACAAAATATCCTGTACACTGGGGTGTATCGCACACCCGAGTTGACCCATACCCAAATCTTGGTCCGCATACTAATCCAAATCCGCATTCTGACTCaaatcgtataaatgacactgcttataattgacaaTATTCAATTGTATAAATGATAgcattttaaaatattgtaacgtcattcaattttattttttttgacttgggggagttggggagggggagcagtggcaAGTGGGGTTTGAACCTGGGACCTCACTGTTTACATGCAGGAGGttgcaccgcttggtgtccccttcgggacgtcattttcaatcttatagtgttatagtgtcatttacaatcttatggTGTCAAATACaagaagtgtcatttgtatttctgaatagtgtcaattacacacggtgtcatttacaatattatagtgtcatttatacacagtgtcatttgtataatcaaatagtgttatttacatgATTTGAGTCAAAATGCGGGTTTGGATCAGGATGCGAGTCAGGATGATCACATCATGAAAAattagttttttgttttttgttttgaaaggaatgaaaaatgtgtattaagtactccctccgtccacaaaatgttGTTCtaattaatttgtcattttaatctgtccacaaaaagttatcataatctatttttagtaaatttgtGGGTCTATTTCTCCACTCATTAACATGTGGGCCTCATTCTCCACTCATTAACTTAatcactttttttcttttcacttttttttatttgtggGCTTCTTGCTCtactaactaaataaacaacacatattttcttaaaattcgtgtctcCCTCTCTTATGACAATATTTTATGAACGGatcttttaaataattaattaaattctcTTTGGATATAATTGGTCGTATATTCATACGCGCGTTTAATGATTCAAGTATGTGAAAagatttgtttatttgattccaCTTGGATAAATATGCAATCGAAGTTTTATATGGTATATCGATTAAATTTAGAAGAAGATGATATGGTATTAATCGACTTAGCTCGATTAGTTCACACTTCCAAAAATGCTAACAAATACAGATCGAGTGGTACAGAATTGAAATTTTGGTATAAATTGGACGCTTTTGGCCCAACTAGAATTCGGAAACATTTATTATCGTTTCTAGAATTTCATGAGTTTCCACGGTTTGCATGAAGGAAAATATCTAAAGTTGTTGAGGAAAATTAGACTGATTTCCGCATTATAagcaaattaaaaaacaaagatAGGAAAATGGGATCTAGTGAGAATTATATATTTGATGATGAGAGCTGAGAATACATTCATAACATATATAGTAAAATTTATGAACAAGAAATGGTCAGTGCGAACAATTAAATATAACACACGAACATgacaaaatcaaatatatattttgattgtgcatgtattatattaatttatatttgtttacTCTAGTCATTTCTTGTTCATGGGTTTTATAGGTTTGTGCAGTGTTCTCACCAATTCTTACGTAAAAATAACGTTCTCActttatcttatttttatttaattatttaagcgaagaaaatatatattctcTCTATCTCATTTGAAACATCTAATTTCTTTTGGGCAGTATTAACTATTAAGGTGTAGTTGATTTAAGTACAAAGTAAATTGTTAATAATAAAGTTGGAACCCAAAGTACTTTTAGAGGTATTTCGATAAAATTAAACAAGATagagaaattataaaataacgACTTTTATGATATATTGaatagtttaattatgagttgTGTTGAACCTAGTTTATCTAATAAATTGTAAGATAAATTTGCAATGTTGGATTATTTAACTCAATTTATACCTGTCAATCTTCCTAGATAAAACGAGCTCCATTTGGTGAACAATCCTATCTACTTGATCCATGCATGAACGTGCCCATTGCTCCTAAATCCATATATACACACATTATACGCATGCAGTTAAAATATGAATTACGAATGCAGTTAATTGTACATcgaatataataattttataggtTTAGTGAAAACAATTCTCCCCAATGACCGTAAATAACTAGACATTGGGCAGCACTCTTCCAGTTGAAGTAATTcctactgtttatttaaatttagtATTTCCTTCGTTCTGATTATCTTGAGACTTTTTTGTCGggtacgaaaattaagaaagtagtgttttgtgtgtaggtgaaaaagtaaaaaggtgaataaagggtaaaatttTGTCAAATAAGAAAATGTTTCAAGATATGTGGGACGTCCAAAAAGCAAAGTGTTTCAAGATAAGTGGAACGGAGTATTTGTA comes from Salvia miltiorrhiza cultivar Shanhuang (shh) chromosome 3, IMPLAD_Smil_shh, whole genome shotgun sequence and encodes:
- the LOC131014702 gene encoding wax ester synthase/diacylglycerol acyltransferase 11-like; the encoded protein is MWKEGDEEPASPSARLMQAPKFNLCIISVMGYNTKIDTNLYKKCVEQTLLKHPRFASILVANDGKCRWRRTSVDVDNHVYEVDLDPDPDAESSDELVENYASNLSKIPLDSAKPLWEIHILNVETSDASATVLFKLHHSMGDGVSLMALCHACSRSISNPDALPAYPSSKERGRRRECRGTVMSFFVLVWTLLVISFNTLLDVALFLATIFFLEDSRTPVKAAGAGDGGGEPSRTRFVHRVVSLDDVKLVKTALNASINDVVLGVTEAGLSRYLNARYENDRETGAEIIKSGTNSLPRNLRFRSAVVFNLRPCPTIEDLAEMMEKEELNGMWGNFIGIVILPFTIDMQEDPLTYIRRAKSSMDRKKLSLAHKCAFLVMKLTMLLFGVKAAAGMTRSVFKHTTLTFSNVMGPKEEVNLFGHHLRYIAPSVYGFPQSLVVHHQSYGEKLIISIGADEKLIPNPHQLCDELVKSLQIIKAAAIKRELFDKF